The following nucleotide sequence is from Mucilaginibacter sp. cycad4.
TTTGAATTTGCATCATCAAGGTTGAACATATAATAATAGCTCAGCGTATCGACACCGTTAAACAAAGAAAAGGTATTGTCTGTCATTATCTGCGAAGCCAGGTTTGCCGCCTGGGTAAGCCATGTTATTGTACTGTCGGCCTTTTTCTGATCTTGAGCCCAGTCGGTAGTGGTATTAACGTACTTTTCCCAGGTGGCCTCATAAAGTAATACACGCGCTTTAAAAGCTTTGGCAGCCTGCTGGCTCACTTGTCCTTTATCAGCAGCAGCTATACTCGCCTCTAAAGGCAAGCCTGCAATGGCAACATCAAGGTCTTTTAATACCTGGTTTGCCACTTCGTAGCGAGTATTTCTCGGTGCTTGAAGGTCGGTGGAATTGACACTGAGTACTTTGATGGCAAGCGGTATTCCCCCGTATCTTTTTAAAAGGAAAAAATGGTGCCACGCGCGAAAGAAATAGGCTGCTGACACATATTGTTTGATTGCCGCTTTGTCGCCTGCGTAATTTGCTGCCGCCTCAATCAATACATTATTGGCACGGATATATGCATAGGTATTTAGCCAGTAAATGTCGGTTTGCGGTACCGCTACTGCGCCTTGCCCATAAGCGCTGATAGCTTCGGTCAAATCGGTGCCTGCATCCATAAAATCGTAAATATTACTGTTGCCTGCGCCCTGAACATCTGACTTAACAGGACGAAAGCCTATCATTTTATTATAGAAATCATTAGAAAATGATTTGAACTGGGCAGCGTTCTGAAAGAACGAGGCCGTAGTAGGCTGGTCGATCGGGTTCAGATCTAAAAATGTTTTTCTGCATGCGCTGGCTGAGATAATCAGGGAGAGCGCTATTATATAGTTTAACTTTTTCATTTATCCACAATATTTTAAAATCCAACTTCCAATCCAAATGTATATGTCCTGATGAAAGGGTAACTGCTGTCAGAAGATGTTCCTCTTTCTGGATCGAAGCCATCCTTAACAGATGAGAATGTCAGCAGGTCGTTTCCGGAAACATATGCCCGTATCCGCTTTATCCCCAATTTGTCCATCCACTGTTTTGGAAGGGTGTATCCGACGATCATGTTTTTCAGTCGAACATAACGGAGAGTTTCCATGTTTACGTCATTAACTGCCCAGTTCCAGTTATTCCGGCTATTGTCAAATGACAATCTTGGGTAAAGGGCGTCGGTGTTGTCTGGTGTCCATGTTTTTCCAATATAGTACGTGTTGATATTTAGGTAGTTGCGGAAAAATGGAGCTCTGCCATTCCCGCCACGTAATAAATTTTGTTTAAGTACTCCCTGGAAGAAGCCGGAGAGGTCGAAATTTTTCCAGCGTATCCCAAGATTTGTACCGAATGTATAGTGCGGATCAGCATCACCTGCAAAATACAGGTCACTTGTATTCAAAACGCCATCACCGTTTAAATCAACAACGCTTAGGTCGCCGGCACGCAGTTTGCTATTTCCGGTCATAGCACCCAGATTACCTACAGTGTTTGCCGTGTATTTTGCGGTATATGCGTCTGCGTCTGCCTGCGTTGGGAATACACCGTTCGTCTTGTAAAGGAAAAGCGAATTGAGCGGATATCCTTGTAACGGCAGGTTTTGTCCGGGAGCGATAGCAGTTGCGCCGGTTCGCTTAACCAAAAGGTTTTTGTTGTTGCTTAAATTCAGCCCGATATTGTAGGAAACCTCACCAATTTTATCACGCCAATTGAGTGTTGCTTCAAAACCTCGTACCCTGAGGTTGCCCGCATTGCTTGGGGGCGCATTCGCACCTAATACGGCAGGATAAACCAAGCTGAGAATTAATCCTGTGTTTTTACGTTCGTATACATCAAAGGATCCGCTAAGCTTGTTGTTAAACATGGTGAAGTCAACTCCTATATTTTTGTTCAGCATCCGTTCCCAGGTCAGTGCAACATTGTATATATTGGAGATAGAATTGGTACCCTGTACGGCTGCTGTATTACCAAATATTGCGGTTCCGGCGCCGATGCCGGATACATAGTTGAAAGGGCCAATTGCACCATTTGTGCTTGATAAGCCATTGGTGCCGCCCCCGAGTCCGCCGGTTTCTCCATAGTCCGCGCGCACTTTAAGGTAGTTCACAAATTTCAACGGCTTCATGAAACTTTCTTCTGATAAGGCCCACCCGGCTGAAATGCCGTAAAAGTTTTGCCTGCGGTGATCAGCATCAAAACGGGAAGAGGCGTCACTACGGCCAATCAGTTCCAGAAGGTAGCGTTTATTATAATCGTAGTCAAAACGTCCAAGGTACGATGTAAGTCCTACCTTAACGTCTGAACTATTATTGGTCGCGTTTACCGGGGTCGCGGTATTCAGGTCGTAAAGGCCCGGGTATAACAGACCTGTACGTTGAGCACCCAAAACCCTGTCTTCCTGCAGCTCGGCAGTACTGCCCAATGTAACTGCAATATTGTGCTTTTGTGCAAAGGTCTTATTGTAATCCGCAAGCACACCAAAGTTGTTGTAAACGGTATTTGAGATTGTTTCTCCTACGAAAGCTGGATTATAAATT
It contains:
- a CDS encoding SusC/RagA family TonB-linked outer membrane protein encodes the protein MRKAVLNYKLYATLFTILLALVSFRGYGQSTVSGQVTDAKTHETIIGATVKVKGTSTAVATDVKGNFKIAASQGDILQISYLSFSSLEVEADTKTIMHISLSAVPNDLNEVIVVGYGTRKKETLTGAISQVGSEVFRDRPVPNAALALQGEIPGLVVTRNSPRPGNENLTIRLRGESSTSAVSPLIIIDGVPTVADFEISTLNPNDIESVTALKDASAAIYGARAQGGVLLITTKRGKGKAQVNYNPSYSINTVAKTVPWGSMMQWASLYLETSMQDRVDASGNPIQFLPQWTLANLQRMSNGESFDYTQPSGLVSHYADNNWQSALYGNSASQLQNLSLTGSTDNTGYAASLGYSNNKSVLKTAYDGEIKYNARFNYDYQISKKVKWQSGIAYDTRTVKSPRNGVGAGFFDAPIFPVYNSLGKYYDDYGYRNPVAMTQAGGRIRNTDNFFRFNTRLSANIIDGLTISGTAAITKRDGMKNEYNQTYNLYSWTGDRVTSTIYNPAFVGETISNTVYNNFGVLADYNKTFAQKHNIAVTLGSTAELQEDRVLGAQRTGLLYPGLYDLNTATPVNATNNSSDVKVGLTSYLGRFDYDYNKRYLLELIGRSDASSRFDADHRRQNFYGISAGWALSEESFMKPLKFVNYLKVRADYGETGGLGGGTNGLSSTNGAIGPFNYVSGIGAGTAIFGNTAAVQGTNSISNIYNVALTWERMLNKNIGVDFTMFNNKLSGSFDVYERKNTGLILSLVYPAVLGANAPPSNAGNLRVRGFEATLNWRDKIGEVSYNIGLNLSNNKNLLVKRTGATAIAPGQNLPLQGYPLNSLFLYKTNGVFPTQADADAYTAKYTANTVGNLGAMTGNSKLRAGDLSVVDLNGDGVLNTSDLYFAGDADPHYTFGTNLGIRWKNFDLSGFFQGVLKQNLLRGGNGRAPFFRNYLNINTYYIGKTWTPDNTDALYPRLSFDNSRNNWNWAVNDVNMETLRYVRLKNMIVGYTLPKQWMDKLGIKRIRAYVSGNDLLTFSSVKDGFDPERGTSSDSSYPFIRTYTFGLEVGF